The Leucobacter sp. UCMA 4100 genome window below encodes:
- a CDS encoding carbamoyl-phosphate synthase domain-containing protein yields the protein MTATTTSSAVLVLADGTRFEGRAYGSVGRSVGTLRLDVAPTGYLETLTDPKVAGEIVVFATPHIGATGVNDEDAGSSRIEAAGLVVRDPARRVSNFRATRSLDDDLARDEIVGISGIDTRALTRRIAAADSPLRAGIFSGADAQLSGAELATIVNTAA from the coding sequence CGTACTCGCCGATGGCACCCGTTTCGAGGGCCGAGCATACGGCTCAGTCGGACGAAGCGTTGGCACCCTGCGGCTCGATGTAGCCCCCACCGGATACCTCGAGACGCTCACTGACCCGAAGGTTGCCGGAGAGATTGTTGTCTTCGCGACGCCGCACATCGGCGCGACCGGTGTGAATGACGAAGACGCCGGTTCGTCACGCATCGAGGCCGCTGGGCTCGTTGTGCGTGACCCAGCTCGCCGCGTTTCGAACTTCCGCGCAACGCGCAGCCTCGACGATGACCTTGCTCGCGACGAAATCGTCGGGATCTCAGGCATCGACACCCGCGCGCTGACGCGCCGCATCGCGGCAGCAGACAGCCCGCTTCGCGCAGGCATCTTCTCGGGAGCTGACGCACAGCTCTCAGGCGCCGAGCTCGCAACCATCGTCAACACCGCCGCGTAG
- a CDS encoding PadR family transcriptional regulator, translating to MKHAILAILTEGPAYGLQLRGELMRRLPRERPINVGQVYSTLDRLVRDGFAEQRAQTDDGLPLYAVTDVGRELADSWLTTPMPDEQHPWETMLAQIAMAVSLPGRDADALLSAYETLWRDRLDDVRDDSPGQLAQRHLARAALAWLAELREVAPKPFAVSHKRPPRGRPRQ from the coding sequence GTGAAGCACGCCATCCTTGCCATCTTGACCGAGGGGCCGGCCTACGGGCTGCAGCTGCGTGGCGAACTCATGCGCCGGCTCCCACGGGAGCGCCCCATCAACGTCGGCCAAGTCTATTCAACCCTCGACCGTCTCGTGCGTGACGGCTTTGCCGAGCAGCGCGCCCAGACCGACGACGGGCTGCCGCTCTACGCGGTGACCGATGTCGGTCGCGAGCTCGCAGATTCCTGGCTGACAACCCCCATGCCAGACGAGCAGCACCCCTGGGAGACCATGCTCGCCCAGATCGCGATGGCCGTGAGCTTGCCCGGACGAGACGCCGATGCCTTGCTCAGCGCATACGAGACGCTCTGGCGGGACCGTCTCGACGATGTGCGCGATGACAGCCCCGGCCAACTCGCGCAGAGGCACCTTGCCCGAGCAGCACTCGCCTGGCTCGCCGAGCTGCGCGAAGTCGCGCCAAAGCCATTCGCCGTCTCTCACAAACGCCCACCCCGGGGTAGGCCGCGGCAGTAG
- the carB gene encoding carbamoyl-phosphate synthase large subunit: MPKRTDIHSVLVIGSGPIVIGQACEFDYSGTQACRVLRQEGVRVILVNSNPATIMTDPDFADATYVEPITAEVIEQIIAKEKPDALLPTLGGQTALNAAIELDELGILDKYNVELIGANIAAIQRGEDRQLFKDIVLEAGADVAKSYIATTVEQAKEQAKDLGYPLVVRPSFTMGGLGSGFAYTEAELVRIVTDGIHSSPTGEVLLEESILGWKEYELELMQDPTGASVIVCSIENVDPVGVHTGDAITIAPAITLTDPEYQNMCRIGEEIIRRVGVNTGGCNIQFAIDPADGRVIVIEMNPRVSRSSALASKATGYPIAKIAAKLALGYTLAELTNDMTGIQDVAADPTIDYVAVKVPRFAFEKFPAADDTLTTTMKSVGEAMAIGRNFATGLQKALRSLEKKGSSFHWGEDERSVDDLLTTMVRPTDGRLVDIQQALRKGATIEQVFEATKIDPWFLDQIVLINEIAHEVREAAELTSELLKHAKNHGFSDAQIGELRGMRESEVRGWRHAHGLRPVFKKVDTCSAEHEGLQQYLYSSYDQETEAIATDRKKIIILGAGPNRIGQGIEFDYSCVHASFSLSEAGYETIMINCNPETVSTDYDTSDRLYFEPLTLEDVLEVIHAEQASGELVGVIVQLGGQTALGLAQLLKDNGVPILGTTPEAIDLAEERGAFSQILDRAGLHAPRNGTAIDEAGAIRVAEEIGYPVLVRPSFVLGGRGMEIVYDTDSLRDYFVRIEGSALVGPGNPLLVDRFLDDAIEIDIDALYDGEQLYVGGVMEHIEEAGVHSGDSSCTLPPITLGFEQIGEIREATRAIAEGVGVRGLLNVQFAIGQGVLYVLEANPRASRTVPFVSKALGIPLAKAAARVMAGEKIQDLIDAGVLDERDGSRAPIDSPIAVKEAVLPFKRFRTTEGLVVDSLLGPEMRSTGEVMGMDRDFPTAFAKSQSAAGSELPKPGDTVFISVSDRDKRGIVLPALRLKELGYRLIATKGTQVVLGRNGIEAEVVKKHSEMNGGESVVDLIDRGEVGMIVNTPSGGTTRADGYRIRAAAIAAGMPIFTTVSELDAAVAAISRLSEGVTVKPLQEYEADRLARKTK; encoded by the coding sequence ATGCCAAAACGTACAGACATTCACTCAGTACTCGTCATTGGTTCTGGCCCGATCGTTATCGGCCAGGCGTGCGAGTTCGACTACTCAGGTACCCAGGCCTGCCGCGTGCTGCGCCAGGAGGGCGTGCGAGTCATTCTCGTGAACTCGAACCCCGCGACGATCATGACCGACCCCGATTTCGCCGATGCGACCTACGTTGAGCCGATCACGGCCGAGGTCATCGAGCAGATCATCGCGAAAGAGAAGCCAGACGCGCTCCTGCCAACCCTCGGTGGGCAGACCGCGCTGAACGCCGCCATCGAGCTCGACGAGCTCGGCATTCTCGACAAGTACAACGTTGAGCTCATCGGCGCGAACATCGCCGCTATCCAGCGAGGCGAAGACCGCCAGCTCTTCAAAGACATCGTGCTTGAAGCAGGCGCCGATGTGGCGAAGTCATACATCGCCACGACGGTCGAGCAGGCCAAGGAACAGGCGAAAGACCTCGGTTACCCGCTCGTCGTGCGTCCCTCGTTCACCATGGGTGGCCTCGGCTCAGGCTTCGCGTACACCGAAGCAGAGCTCGTGCGCATCGTTACCGACGGCATTCACTCGAGCCCCACGGGCGAGGTTCTGCTCGAAGAATCAATTCTCGGGTGGAAAGAATATGAGCTTGAGCTCATGCAAGACCCCACCGGCGCCTCGGTGATCGTGTGCTCGATTGAAAACGTTGACCCCGTCGGCGTGCACACGGGTGACGCGATCACGATCGCCCCGGCGATCACGCTGACCGATCCCGAGTACCAGAACATGTGCCGCATCGGTGAAGAGATCATTCGCCGCGTCGGCGTGAACACCGGCGGCTGCAACATTCAGTTTGCCATCGATCCCGCAGACGGCCGCGTCATCGTCATCGAGATGAACCCCCGTGTTTCGCGCTCATCGGCTCTCGCCTCGAAGGCGACCGGTTACCCGATCGCCAAGATTGCGGCCAAGCTCGCACTCGGTTACACGCTCGCAGAGCTCACGAACGACATGACGGGCATTCAAGACGTTGCCGCCGACCCCACGATCGACTACGTCGCCGTGAAGGTTCCGCGCTTCGCCTTTGAGAAGTTCCCAGCAGCCGACGACACGCTCACGACGACCATGAAGTCGGTCGGCGAGGCCATGGCCATTGGCCGTAACTTCGCGACCGGCCTCCAGAAGGCGCTGCGCTCGCTCGAGAAGAAGGGCTCGTCGTTCCACTGGGGCGAAGACGAGCGCTCGGTCGACGATCTGCTCACGACCATGGTGCGCCCGACCGACGGCCGCCTCGTCGACATTCAGCAGGCACTGCGCAAGGGCGCCACGATCGAGCAGGTTTTCGAAGCCACGAAGATCGACCCCTGGTTCCTCGACCAGATCGTGCTCATCAACGAGATCGCCCACGAGGTGCGCGAGGCTGCAGAGCTCACGAGCGAGCTGCTGAAGCACGCCAAGAACCACGGCTTCTCAGACGCCCAGATTGGCGAGCTGCGCGGTATGCGCGAGTCAGAGGTGCGCGGCTGGCGCCACGCCCACGGCCTGCGCCCCGTGTTCAAGAAGGTTGACACCTGCTCGGCCGAGCACGAGGGGCTGCAGCAGTACCTCTACTCATCGTACGACCAGGAGACCGAGGCGATCGCGACCGATCGCAAGAAGATCATCATCCTGGGTGCTGGCCCCAACCGTATTGGTCAGGGTATCGAGTTTGACTACTCGTGCGTGCACGCCTCATTCTCGCTCTCAGAGGCGGGCTACGAGACGATCATGATCAACTGCAACCCTGAAACGGTCTCGACCGACTACGACACCTCAGACCGTCTGTACTTCGAGCCGCTCACGCTCGAAGACGTGCTCGAGGTGATTCACGCAGAGCAAGCCTCGGGTGAGCTCGTCGGCGTCATCGTGCAGCTCGGCGGCCAGACGGCCCTCGGCCTTGCGCAGCTGCTCAAAGACAACGGTGTGCCGATTCTCGGCACGACCCCCGAGGCAATCGACCTCGCTGAAGAGCGCGGCGCATTCTCGCAGATTCTTGACCGGGCAGGCCTGCACGCGCCGCGCAACGGCACGGCCATCGATGAGGCTGGCGCGATCCGCGTCGCCGAAGAGATCGGGTACCCCGTACTCGTGCGCCCGTCGTTCGTTCTCGGCGGCCGCGGTATGGAGATCGTGTACGACACCGACTCGCTGCGCGACTACTTCGTGCGCATCGAGGGCTCGGCGCTCGTTGGTCCCGGCAACCCGCTGCTCGTCGATCGCTTTCTCGACGATGCAATCGAGATTGACATCGACGCGCTCTACGACGGCGAGCAGCTGTACGTTGGCGGCGTCATGGAACACATCGAAGAGGCTGGCGTGCACTCGGGCGACTCAAGCTGCACCCTGCCTCCCATCACGCTCGGCTTCGAGCAGATCGGCGAGATTCGCGAGGCAACCCGCGCGATCGCCGAGGGCGTTGGCGTGCGCGGCCTCTTGAACGTTCAGTTTGCCATCGGCCAGGGCGTGCTCTACGTGCTCGAGGCAAACCCTCGCGCATCGCGTACCGTGCCGTTTGTCTCGAAGGCACTCGGGATTCCACTGGCAAAGGCCGCGGCACGTGTCATGGCTGGCGAGAAGATTCAAGACCTCATCGACGCCGGTGTGCTCGATGAGCGTGACGGTTCACGCGCGCCCATCGATTCGCCCATCGCGGTGAAAGAGGCGGTTCTGCCGTTCAAGCGGTTCCGCACCACCGAGGGCCTCGTGGTCGACTCACTGCTCGGCCCCGAGATGCGTTCGACGGGTGAGGTCATGGGCATGGACCGCGACTTCCCGACGGCGTTTGCCAAGAGCCAGTCGGCCGCTGGCAGCGAGCTGCCAAAGCCCGGCGACACCGTGTTTATCTCGGTCTCAGACCGTGACAAGCGTGGCATCGTGCTCCCGGCCCTGCGCCTCAAAGAGCTTGGTTACCGCCTCATTGCGACGAAGGGCACGCAGGTCGTGCTCGGCCGCAACGGTATCGAGGCAGAGGTGGTGAAGAAGCACTCAGAGATGAACGGGGGAGAGAGCGTGGTTGACCTCATCGATCGCGGTGAGGTCGGCATGATCGTCAACACCCCGAGTGGCGGCACGACGCGCGCCGACGGCTACCGCATTCGTGCGGCGGCCATCGCCGCTGGCATGCCCATCTTCACGACCGTCTCTGAGCTCGACGCGGCCGTCGCCGCGATCTCGCGCCTTTCAGAGGGCGTGACGGTGAAACCGCTTCAGGAGTACGAGGCCGACCGCCTCGCTCGAAAGACGAAGTAA
- a CDS encoding DMT family transporter: MLPAGDAVHIVVLGNEIMLDSHAFWGIPLALLGAAFLSFGAQYQSRGLNKVERITGSSASQGISAKHTLNLLKRPSWLVGTILLGLATVLQIGSLSFSPLILVQPIGVVALVITAFLNMHYSKVRLGAKAFTAVAMCVVGVGIFVTVAAFNAVDAKVSDTKLRIILIIFAIVFVLALVLFALMRHRAIALAYIIGAGVLYGFVATLAKTVISRLQQQEFDAYLWLSLAALILGAVLGMFFVQNAYSSGPPDLVVAGLTVVDPLIAVLIGIVVLGEAEHASAAAVIIFALSGLVAILGVFGLARYHPQAGMKQMMQTSTGNIKIPEGTLEEPPASDEAGHRGQRP; encoded by the coding sequence ATGTTGCCAGCTGGTGATGCGGTACACATTGTTGTGCTCGGGAACGAGATCATGCTCGACTCGCATGCGTTTTGGGGCATACCGCTCGCGCTGCTCGGCGCCGCGTTTCTCTCGTTCGGTGCGCAGTACCAGTCGCGCGGCCTCAATAAGGTCGAGCGCATCACCGGCAGCAGTGCCTCGCAGGGCATCTCAGCGAAGCACACGCTCAACCTCTTAAAGCGGCCCTCGTGGCTCGTCGGAACGATTCTGCTCGGCCTCGCGACCGTGTTGCAAATCGGTTCGCTGAGCTTCTCGCCGTTGATTCTCGTGCAACCGATTGGCGTTGTTGCCCTCGTCATCACCGCCTTTCTCAACATGCACTATTCGAAGGTGAGGCTCGGTGCGAAAGCCTTCACCGCCGTCGCGATGTGCGTCGTCGGCGTTGGCATCTTCGTGACCGTTGCGGCGTTTAACGCGGTCGATGCGAAGGTTTCAGACACGAAGCTTCGCATCATTCTCATCATCTTCGCCATCGTTTTCGTGCTCGCTCTCGTGCTCTTCGCCCTCATGCGGCACCGGGCGATCGCGCTCGCCTACATTATTGGGGCCGGCGTGCTGTACGGCTTCGTGGCGACACTCGCGAAGACGGTCATCAGCAGACTGCAGCAGCAAGAGTTCGACGCGTATCTGTGGCTCAGCCTCGCCGCGCTTATTCTCGGGGCCGTACTCGGCATGTTCTTCGTACAGAACGCCTACTCATCGGGCCCACCCGACCTGGTCGTTGCAGGACTCACCGTCGTCGATCCGCTCATTGCAGTGCTCATCGGCATCGTCGTTCTCGGCGAGGCAGAACATGCCAGCGCCGCGGCGGTCATCATCTTCGCGCTCTCGGGGCTCGTCGCGATTCTCGGAGTATTCGGCCTCGCACGCTACCACCCGCAGGCAGGCATGAAACAGATGATGCAGACGAGCACGGGCAACATCAAGATTCCCGAGGGAACGCTCGAAGAGCCTCCCGCGAGCGATGAGGCGGGGCACCGAGGCCAGCGGCCGTGA
- a CDS encoding undecaprenyl-diphosphate phosphatase: MGIFEAIILGLVQGLTEFLPVSSSAHLRVTSELLGIGDAGAAFTAITQLGTELAVIVFFWKDIVRIIGNWFRSLTGKIARNDPDALMGWWIIVGTIPIVVLGLVFQDQIETTLRSLWFVAFTLIFFGLLLGVADWAGKKTRPLEKLTWKHGLIYGFAQALALIPGVSRSGGTITAGLFMGYKREAAARYSFLLAIPAVFGSGFYQLYKAIKAPDSTPMGMTALATVIAFVVALFVIGFFMNYISKRSFTPFVIYRVVIGFVIIALLMTGVLTPNGGANVALGVGATEALGALAGVTA, from the coding sequence ATGGGTATTTTCGAGGCGATCATACTCGGGCTCGTGCAGGGACTCACTGAGTTTCTCCCGGTCTCATCGAGCGCTCACCTGCGCGTCACGAGCGAACTGCTCGGCATCGGCGACGCCGGCGCAGCCTTTACCGCAATCACCCAGTTGGGCACCGAGCTCGCCGTCATCGTCTTCTTCTGGAAAGACATCGTGCGCATCATCGGCAACTGGTTCCGCTCGCTCACGGGCAAGATCGCGCGCAACGACCCTGACGCCCTCATGGGCTGGTGGATCATCGTCGGCACCATTCCCATTGTCGTGCTCGGCCTCGTCTTCCAAGACCAGATCGAGACGACCCTTCGCTCACTGTGGTTCGTTGCCTTCACCCTTATCTTCTTCGGGCTCTTGCTCGGCGTCGCCGACTGGGCCGGGAAGAAAACCCGCCCCCTCGAGAAGCTGACCTGGAAGCACGGCCTCATCTACGGCTTCGCCCAGGCGCTTGCCCTCATTCCCGGCGTTTCACGCTCTGGCGGCACGATCACCGCTGGCCTCTTCATGGGCTACAAGCGCGAGGCGGCGGCCCGCTATTCGTTCCTGCTCGCGATTCCTGCCGTATTCGGTTCGGGCTTCTACCAGCTCTATAAAGCGATCAAGGCGCCCGACTCGACGCCCATGGGCATGACCGCGCTCGCGACCGTCATCGCATTTGTCGTGGCGCTCTTCGTTATTGGCTTCTTCATGAACTACATCTCGAAGCGTAGCTTCACCCCGTTCGTGATCTACCGCGTCGTGATTGGCTTCGTCATCATCGCGCTGCTCATGACCGGCGTGCTGACGCCGAACGGTGGCGCGAACGTGGCGCTCGGCGTAGGCGCGACCGAGGCGCTTGGCGCGCTGGCGGGTGTGACGGCGTAA
- the gmk gene encoding guanylate kinase: MKHPVPDTDRVAASRAAVEARRARAELKQRVRDGELSPVTVLELSKKPDTPAATLRITDFLLLMPAIGAVKMPGILETLDISERKRLGGLGIRQRTRLEAFVRQRLGLDEATTVPPLTVLAGPTAVGKGTVAAYIREHYPEVSLSVSATTRAPRPGEIDGVHYFFVTDEEFDRMLAESEFLEWATVHNAYRYGTPRTPVLEASAQGQLVLLEIDLQGARQVSVAMPDARLVFLAPPTWDELVRRLIGRGTESAEEQERRLTTAKGELAAAEEFDETIVNDEVALAAERLVAIMRGEKPEA, encoded by the coding sequence GTGAAACACCCGGTTCCAGACACCGATAGGGTCGCTGCAAGTCGCGCGGCGGTGGAAGCTCGCAGGGCAAGGGCTGAGCTTAAGCAACGGGTGCGTGACGGCGAACTGTCGCCGGTCACGGTGCTCGAACTCTCGAAGAAACCCGACACTCCAGCGGCAACATTACGGATAACCGACTTTTTATTACTGATGCCCGCCATTGGCGCGGTCAAGATGCCCGGTATCCTGGAGACACTGGATATTTCTGAGCGGAAGCGCCTCGGCGGGCTCGGAATTCGACAACGAACACGACTGGAGGCCTTTGTGCGGCAGCGACTCGGCTTAGATGAGGCGACGACAGTGCCACCCCTGACCGTTCTTGCGGGCCCCACCGCGGTGGGCAAGGGCACCGTTGCGGCATACATTCGCGAGCACTACCCAGAGGTGAGCCTCTCAGTCTCGGCTACGACCCGTGCCCCGCGCCCAGGAGAGATCGACGGGGTGCACTACTTCTTCGTGACCGACGAGGAGTTCGATCGCATGCTCGCCGAGTCTGAGTTTCTTGAGTGGGCGACCGTGCACAACGCCTACCGCTATGGCACACCCCGCACGCCTGTGCTCGAGGCATCTGCACAGGGGCAACTCGTGTTGCTCGAAATTGATCTGCAGGGCGCACGCCAGGTGAGCGTCGCAATGCCCGACGCGAGACTCGTGTTTCTCGCACCACCGACATGGGATGAGCTCGTGCGCCGACTCATCGGCCGCGGCACTGAATCGGCTGAAGAGCAGGAGCGCAGGCTGACGACGGCGAAGGGTGAACTCGCCGCTGCTGAAGAGTTCGACGAGACCATCGTGAACGACGAGGTAGCCCTCGCGGCCGAACGCCTCGTAGCGATTATGCGCGGCGAGAAGCCGGAGGCCTAA
- the pyrF gene encoding orotidine-5'-phosphate decarboxylase, whose product MTDTFGGRLAAQFVAGRRLCVGIDPHASTLAAWQLDDTAANAERLGREVVAAAAGEVACIKPQIAFFERFGSAGYVALERVFADAREAGLIVIADVKRGDIGSTFAAYADAWLKPGSPLEADAMTVHAYQGLGTLAGASEYTSEHGKGLFVLSATSNPEAKAVQLAHVETGETLAQYVLSGARDMNTAKGGEVGSVGVVLGATVNLDDFAIDRTATHGGPVVPVLAPGFGFQGASVGEVRELFGSLAAGVLVSESRSIVNGGAAQLGNNIALSNERIMEAYA is encoded by the coding sequence ATGACAGACACCTTTGGTGGGCGGCTCGCAGCACAGTTTGTTGCGGGCCGCCGCTTATGCGTCGGCATTGATCCGCACGCGAGTACGCTCGCTGCATGGCAACTCGACGATACCGCCGCGAACGCCGAGCGCCTAGGGCGCGAAGTGGTTGCCGCGGCGGCTGGCGAGGTCGCCTGCATCAAGCCTCAAATCGCGTTTTTTGAGCGCTTCGGATCGGCCGGCTACGTCGCCCTCGAGCGTGTCTTTGCCGATGCGCGCGAGGCGGGGCTCATCGTGATCGCCGATGTGAAGCGCGGCGATATCGGTTCAACGTTTGCGGCCTACGCCGACGCGTGGCTGAAGCCAGGAAGCCCGCTCGAGGCCGACGCGATGACGGTGCACGCATACCAGGGCCTCGGCACGCTCGCTGGTGCCAGTGAATACACGAGCGAACACGGCAAGGGGCTCTTCGTGCTGTCGGCGACCTCGAACCCCGAGGCCAAGGCCGTGCAGCTTGCCCACGTTGAAACTGGCGAGACGCTTGCGCAATATGTGCTCTCTGGTGCGCGCGACATGAATACTGCCAAGGGTGGGGAAGTCGGCTCGGTCGGCGTCGTGTTGGGTGCAACCGTGAACCTCGATGACTTCGCGATTGATCGCACTGCGACGCACGGTGGGCCCGTGGTGCCCGTGCTCGCACCGGGCTTCGGCTTTCAGGGGGCAAGCGTTGGCGAGGTGCGCGAACTCTTCGGGTCGCTGGCTGCCGGTGTGCTCGTGAGCGAATCACGCAGCATCGTCAACGGGGGAGCCGCTCAGCTCGGCAACAACATTGCGCTGAGCAACGAACGCATCATGGAGGCATACGCGTGA